A part of Cydia amplana chromosome 24, ilCydAmpl1.1, whole genome shotgun sequence genomic DNA contains:
- the LOC134659157 gene encoding histone H1.1, embryonic-like, translating into MSDSDVEIKKIPPMKPVKKPPNSPTEDLLKAHERKVTTKAMIHEALTELKTRKGVSIQAIKKYMEDKYYVQTNKVKYLIKKTLKTGVEDGSIVQLKGIGASGSFKLAAVKEKPKKKPKIKKEKPKKEKITKEKAEKPKDKKEKMVKEKANIDKIKPAKKVKMDVKDKEKKTEKPKDKKKVDLKKKSKTAATPTKKKATMMKRKSIGSIIKPPKMKPKLKA; encoded by the coding sequence ATGTCAGACTCCGACGTCGAAATCAAAAAAATACCTCCAATGAAACCCGTCAAAAAACCACCGAATAGCCCAACTGAAGACTTACTAAAAGCTCACGAAAGAAAGGTCACCACCAAAGCTATGATCCACGAAGCTTTGACAGAACTTAAAACTAGAAAAGGAGTCTCAATACAAGCCATCAAGAAGTACATGGAAGACAAATATTATGTTCAAACGAATAAAGTCAAGTATCTCATCAAAAAAACCTTGAAGACTGGCGTTGAAGACGGCAGTATAGTGCAATTGAAAGGCATCGGGGCGTCAGGATCCTTCAAGCTGGCGGCTGTTAAAGAAAAACCTAAAAAGAAACCTAAAATCAAGAAGGAAAAACCTAAAAAGGAGAAAATTACTAAAGAGAAAGCAGAAAAACCAAAAGATAAGAAAGAGAAAATGGTGAAGGAAAAAGCGAATATAGATAAAATTAAGCCCGCGAAGAAAGTCAAGATGGATGTAAAAGATAAGGAAAAGAAGACTGAAAAACCGAAAGATAAGAAGAAAGTGGATTTGAAGAAGAAAAGTAAAACGGCGGCAACTCCAACTAAAAAGAAAGCGACCATGATGAAGAGGAAAAGCATAGGATCCATCATTAAACCTCCGAAGATGAAGCCGAAATTAAAAGCTTAA